One window of Calditrichota bacterium genomic DNA carries:
- a CDS encoding T9SS type A sorting domain-containing protein: SEFVLDQKAVHSQWIELGVFSFSGDFVVEINAVAAPIVADAVKLEIIGIAKRNDDPSQEKFDVKTVPVTFQLLNPYPNPFNMETKIKLEIPENGMLFAAIYNIRGQKLITLNDGQVMAGEKLMMWNGRDEYGIEANSGIYLLKVVYLGENNQKISQTKRLILMK; encoded by the coding sequence GAGTGAATTTGTTTTAGATCAAAAGGCCGTACATAGCCAATGGATAGAGTTAGGCGTATTTAGTTTCAGCGGAGATTTTGTTGTAGAGATTAATGCGGTGGCTGCGCCAATTGTCGCGGATGCCGTAAAACTGGAAATAATAGGCATTGCTAAAAGGAATGATGACCCATCTCAAGAAAAATTTGATGTCAAAACAGTACCAGTTACATTTCAGTTGTTAAATCCCTATCCGAATCCTTTCAACATGGAAACAAAAATCAAGTTAGAGATTCCGGAGAACGGCATGTTATTCGCGGCGATTTACAATATCCGCGGGCAAAAGTTGATCACCCTGAACGACGGGCAAGTCATGGCCGGAGAAAAATTAATGATGTGGAACGGTCGTGACGAATACGGCATCGAGGCGAACAGCGGTATTTACTTACTGAAAGTTGTTTATCTTGGTGAAAACAACCAAAAAATCTCCCAGACGAAACGACTGATTTTGATGAAGTAA